Proteins encoded within one genomic window of Rubritalea squalenifaciens DSM 18772:
- a CDS encoding RNA polymerase sigma factor, producing MSNSEFQDLVDQHYQALYRFAYSLAKSPDRAADLVQQTYCIWAQKGHQLKDKSKAKTWLFTTLYREHLGHARRQTRFPETDLDDVDYQLSTDDGERETARKMDGQRAVELLSQLDETFRAPLTLFYLQQHSYKEIAEILDVPMGTVMSRISRGKEQLRSKMRDEANDVPTKIISIQQQTNKKSHG from the coding sequence GTGAGTAACAGTGAATTCCAAGACTTAGTCGACCAGCATTATCAGGCGCTCTATCGTTTCGCCTATTCTCTGGCGAAGAGCCCTGACAGAGCGGCGGACCTCGTCCAGCAGACCTATTGTATCTGGGCCCAGAAGGGGCACCAGCTCAAGGACAAGTCCAAGGCAAAGACCTGGCTTTTCACCACACTTTACCGCGAGCACTTGGGCCATGCGCGGAGACAGACCCGTTTTCCAGAGACTGATCTGGATGATGTGGACTACCAGCTCTCCACGGATGACGGTGAACGCGAGACGGCGAGAAAGATGGACGGCCAGCGTGCCGTGGAGCTTCTCTCCCAGCTTGACGAGACCTTCCGTGCGCCTTTGACGCTCTTTTATCTCCAGCAGCATAGCTACAAGGAGATCGCCGAGATTCTGGACGTGCCCATGGGCACCGTGATGTCCCGTATCTCCCGGGGTAAGGAACAGCTTCGCTCTAAAATGCGTGACGAGGCTAATGACGTCCCGACCAAAATCATTTCCATTCAACAGCAAACCAACAAAAAAAGCCATGGATAA
- a CDS encoding TraR/DksA family transcriptional regulator, whose protein sequence is MAAKKKQVKKGAKKAPKKAPAKKTSKKSAAKKVAKKTVAKKAAKKVAKKAVKKTAKKVAKKAVKKAAKKTAKKAPAKKSAKKVVKKAAKKVAKKAKKVAPKKKVVKKPAKKTAKKAVKKVVKKATKKAAKKVVKKVAKKVAKKAPAKKATKKVVSKTEKKAPKKVAKKVVAKSSAAKAKKAPAKADPKKPVKLSAFVKKQRERLLELLDELLDTTHGMAQDTLKSGPEGSEANGSGMHQGDAGSDAYDRDLALNILSKEQDALYEVQDALGRVEKGVYGICELSGKRIPNARLEAIPFCRLTVECQEKWEEKYGKQRYRREDEPGYIGGLEGF, encoded by the coding sequence ATGGCAGCCAAAAAGAAACAGGTGAAAAAGGGCGCTAAAAAAGCTCCCAAGAAAGCACCTGCAAAGAAAACCTCCAAGAAATCTGCAGCAAAAAAAGTAGCCAAGAAGACGGTTGCGAAAAAGGCCGCTAAGAAAGTCGCTAAAAAAGCGGTGAAAAAGACTGCCAAGAAGGTGGCTAAAAAGGCGGTGAAGAAAGCCGCTAAAAAGACCGCCAAGAAAGCTCCTGCCAAAAAATCAGCCAAGAAAGTGGTGAAGAAGGCAGCCAAGAAAGTGGCAAAGAAAGCCAAAAAGGTAGCTCCTAAAAAGAAGGTGGTGAAGAAGCCTGCTAAGAAGACCGCAAAGAAAGCGGTGAAGAAGGTGGTCAAAAAGGCGACTAAGAAAGCTGCCAAGAAGGTAGTGAAAAAGGTCGCCAAGAAGGTGGCTAAGAAAGCGCCCGCCAAAAAGGCCACGAAGAAAGTTGTGAGTAAGACAGAAAAAAAAGCCCCTAAAAAGGTAGCGAAGAAGGTGGTAGCCAAGAGCTCGGCTGCCAAAGCCAAGAAGGCCCCAGCGAAAGCTGATCCTAAGAAGCCAGTGAAACTGAGTGCGTTTGTGAAGAAGCAGCGCGAACGTTTGCTGGAGCTTCTGGATGAGTTGCTGGATACGACTCATGGCATGGCCCAGGACACCCTGAAGTCCGGCCCTGAGGGTAGTGAGGCAAACGGTTCGGGAATGCACCAAGGTGATGCGGGTAGCGATGCCTATGACCGCGACTTGGCCCTGAATATCCTCTCCAAGGAGCAAGACGCCCTCTATGAGGTGCAAGATGCGCTGGGCAGGGTCGAGAAGGGTGTCTACGGCATCTGTGAGTTGTCCGGAAAGCGTATCCCGAACGCACGACTGGAAGCCATCCCGTTCTGTCGTCTGACCGTGGAGTGTCAGGAAAAGTGGGAAGAAAAATACGGCAAGCAGCGCTATCGCCGTGAAGACGAGCCAGGCTACATTGGTGGTCTGGAGGGTTTCTAA
- a CDS encoding PilW family protein: protein MRGLRKGYTLIELVVVMMLGLLLATTSTMMLSQQVNFYTMLNSQKFVLEEAPVANSMMVRILSQADAFRIHGSQADALSDTNGLVANGSTMVIGFAQPDGSREFGLIEFTKADGASTGTLKFHKLSPDASTIISSWTITGGASNVTFGIQNGILIMTLTGPYGGQIQYAASSSL, encoded by the coding sequence ATGAGAGGTCTGCGCAAGGGCTACACCCTCATCGAGCTTGTTGTCGTGATGATGCTGGGACTCTTGTTGGCTACGACGAGCACCATGATGCTCAGCCAGCAGGTCAATTTCTATACCATGCTGAACTCCCAGAAGTTCGTGCTTGAAGAGGCTCCTGTGGCCAACAGCATGATGGTGCGCATCCTCTCTCAGGCAGATGCGTTCCGCATTCACGGCAGTCAGGCGGATGCGCTGTCTGATACAAATGGCCTGGTCGCCAATGGTTCCACCATGGTCATTGGTTTTGCCCAGCCGGACGGCTCGCGCGAATTTGGACTTATCGAATTTACCAAGGCTGACGGAGCTAGCACGGGGACATTAAAGTTCCATAAGTTGAGCCCGGACGCTTCTACCATTATTTCCAGTTGGACCATCACCGGTGGTGCGAGTAACGTTACGTTTGGAATCCAGAACGGGATTCTGATCATGACTTTGACAGGCCCTTACGGGGGACAAATTCAATACGCAGCAAGTTCATCGCTATGA
- a CDS encoding PDZ domain-containing protein, protein MKTSHKIALTLAALSPMLHAEEPTIQYTILQDGSVALQQVQPGDATYYAAAVQLDDASSQRLIIGVNTSEIDQRLKQQLGIDSGVLVEQVAPGMPAAKAGIMAGDIITAIDQTKINKLVDITSLTKKHKPEDTLQLTYLRSGKQSTVSVSLHEVKPATPQPTIRLNAIDSKRLVMGVAINEIEPKLKQHLGIQSGVIIDSVSPGLPADKAGLQAGDIITSVNQVPTDKLETIISVLQRLKADDTVQVEYLREGNKSLATVALKEISTNQNAMTQVIPKSAMFRVPGIEQEMLIIESTDDKNNVIIRSAKGEKTFELNNQTQFLALPNQYRKILREHQLVDENGQFTKNYTNIQDETLFSLVTPDGKIQNQRGRVIPLGQANALNWGTGDSEVMVHSGIAAFTTDSVTPMVIQNQTVQETLLKVLKEKEVANAEQLSKELAKALGPVFSLPSARPQENE, encoded by the coding sequence ATGAAGACATCTCACAAAATCGCACTCACGCTCGCGGCCCTGAGCCCGATGCTTCACGCCGAGGAGCCTACTATCCAGTACACAATACTGCAGGACGGCTCTGTGGCCCTCCAGCAAGTACAGCCAGGTGATGCCACCTACTACGCCGCTGCCGTCCAGCTCGACGATGCCAGCAGCCAGCGTTTGATCATAGGAGTCAACACCTCTGAAATCGACCAAAGACTGAAACAGCAACTCGGTATTGATTCTGGCGTCCTGGTAGAACAAGTCGCTCCGGGAATGCCCGCCGCCAAGGCCGGAATCATGGCCGGGGACATCATCACCGCCATTGACCAGACAAAGATCAACAAGCTCGTAGACATCACCTCACTCACCAAGAAGCACAAACCCGAAGACACCCTGCAGCTGACCTACCTGCGCTCAGGCAAGCAATCCACGGTCTCCGTCTCCCTGCATGAGGTCAAGCCAGCTACCCCACAGCCTACGATCCGGCTCAACGCGATCGATAGCAAGCGACTGGTCATGGGCGTGGCGATCAATGAGATCGAACCAAAGCTGAAGCAGCATCTGGGTATCCAGTCCGGGGTGATTATCGACTCGGTATCTCCAGGTCTCCCTGCCGATAAGGCCGGACTCCAAGCCGGAGACATCATCACCTCAGTCAATCAGGTACCAACTGATAAGCTGGAAACCATCATCTCCGTCTTGCAGCGCCTCAAGGCCGACGACACGGTGCAGGTGGAGTACCTACGAGAGGGCAATAAGTCCCTGGCCACCGTAGCCCTGAAGGAGATCAGCACCAATCAGAACGCAATGACGCAGGTGATTCCAAAGTCTGCTATGTTCCGAGTCCCCGGAATCGAGCAAGAAATGCTCATCATTGAGTCCACAGATGACAAAAACAACGTGATCATCCGGTCGGCCAAGGGAGAGAAAACATTCGAACTCAATAACCAGACACAATTCCTCGCTCTTCCAAATCAGTACCGCAAGATCCTACGCGAGCATCAGCTCGTAGATGAGAATGGCCAGTTCACCAAGAACTACACAAATATACAAGATGAGACTCTCTTCTCCCTCGTCACACCCGATGGCAAGATCCAGAACCAGCGCGGACGAGTCATCCCCCTAGGCCAGGCCAATGCCCTGAACTGGGGTACCGGAGATTCTGAAGTCATGGTGCATTCAGGAATCGCAGCCTTCACTACGGACTCAGTGACCCCGATGGTGATTCAAAACCAAACGGTGCAGGAAACGCTCTTGAAAGTACTCAAGGAGAAAGAGGTGGCAAACGCTGAGCAACTCAGCAAGGAGCTGGCCAAGGCACTCGGCCCCGTCTTCAGTCTCCCTTCAGCCAGGCCACAAGAGAACGAGTAA
- the aroB gene encoding 3-dehydroquinate synthase, whose protein sequence is MPTVHVNLGDRSYDVICEYGVLNQAAELISATGLKGKVAVISDSNVAPHYSDGLLANLKTAGFDPSLHTVPAGEASKSMTQVELLCREMTQAGHDRKSFVIALGGGVIGDLAGFVASIFYRGVPFVQIPTTIVSLVDSSVGGKTGVNIAEGKNLVGAFHQPRLVIADPATLATLEDREYREGFAEVIKHAAIRDEAMLAEIDKLDPADKAPPAELIARNIAIKARVVEEDEQETSGTRALLNFGHTIGHGIEASVPYGELLHGEAISLGTRAALLLSVKHSTLSQEDADRILALFEKFQLPLVLPQHISTETVMEKLLRDKKFSAGAIHFVLLDAAGSAFVSPDLTLDELRDTVELLRS, encoded by the coding sequence ATGCCGACTGTCCATGTGAACCTGGGAGACCGCTCCTACGATGTGATCTGTGAATACGGGGTCCTGAATCAGGCCGCCGAACTCATCTCTGCCACCGGCCTGAAGGGCAAGGTAGCCGTCATTTCTGATAGCAATGTGGCTCCTCACTATTCCGACGGTCTACTAGCGAATCTAAAGACCGCTGGCTTTGACCCGAGCCTGCACACCGTACCTGCGGGTGAGGCCTCCAAGTCGATGACTCAAGTCGAGTTGCTCTGCCGCGAAATGACCCAGGCAGGCCATGACCGCAAGTCTTTCGTCATCGCGCTCGGCGGTGGCGTGATCGGTGACCTGGCCGGATTTGTGGCTTCCATTTTCTACCGTGGCGTTCCCTTCGTGCAGATCCCGACGACCATCGTTTCTCTCGTGGACAGCTCTGTGGGCGGCAAGACCGGTGTCAACATCGCCGAGGGCAAGAACCTCGTCGGCGCCTTCCATCAGCCGCGTCTGGTGATTGCTGATCCGGCCACTCTGGCTACTCTGGAAGACCGCGAGTACCGCGAGGGCTTTGCCGAGGTGATCAAGCACGCCGCGATCCGCGACGAAGCCATGCTGGCTGAGATCGACAAGCTCGACCCCGCCGACAAGGCACCACCAGCTGAACTCATCGCCCGGAACATCGCCATCAAGGCCCGCGTGGTGGAAGAGGACGAACAAGAGACCTCCGGCACACGCGCCCTGCTGAATTTCGGCCACACCATCGGCCACGGAATCGAGGCCTCAGTGCCCTACGGCGAGCTTCTCCACGGTGAAGCCATCTCACTGGGCACCCGCGCCGCGCTGCTTCTCTCCGTGAAGCACAGCACCCTTTCCCAAGAAGATGCCGACCGCATCCTTGCCCTCTTCGAGAAATTCCAGCTTCCGCTCGTGCTCCCGCAGCACATCAGCACGGAGACCGTGATGGAGAAACTCCTACGCGACAAAAAGTTCAGCGCCGGTGCCATCCACTTCGTCCTGCTCGATGCAGCAGGCAGCGCCTTTGTGAGCCCAGACCTCACCCTCGACGAGCTCCGCGACACCGTGGAGCTACTGCGCTCCTAG
- the folE2 gene encoding GTP cyclohydrolase FolE2 translates to MPEQIMPLKDTQNERDHRNIAIDRVGVKALRFPVEVREKEGGSQRTVATTALAVDLPEHFKGTHMSRFVEVLNSHGNCLDVREMKKVPEELLERLEASKAHVEFEFPFFRTKPAPVTGKGGVLDYTVRFEVEACANGDSDFVCTVMVPVATLCPCSKAISDYGAHNQRGLVTFAVRAKRPIWVEDLIDLVESSASCELYSLLKRPDEKYVTERAYDNPVFVEDLVRNVASKANAQDNIVWYRVEAENFESIHNHNAYAMIEKHAE, encoded by the coding sequence ATGCCAGAACAAATCATGCCGCTGAAGGATACCCAGAACGAGCGCGATCACCGCAATATCGCGATCGACAGGGTAGGGGTGAAAGCGCTTCGCTTTCCTGTAGAGGTTCGAGAGAAAGAAGGCGGATCCCAGCGTACCGTGGCTACCACCGCGCTTGCCGTGGACTTGCCGGAACATTTCAAAGGCACACACATGAGCCGCTTCGTGGAGGTGCTGAACTCCCATGGCAACTGCCTGGATGTACGTGAAATGAAGAAGGTTCCCGAGGAACTTCTAGAGCGCTTGGAAGCTTCCAAGGCTCACGTGGAATTTGAGTTCCCGTTCTTCCGAACCAAGCCGGCTCCTGTGACGGGCAAAGGTGGCGTGCTGGACTACACCGTGCGTTTCGAGGTCGAGGCCTGTGCTAACGGTGATTCAGATTTCGTCTGCACCGTGATGGTGCCTGTGGCGACGCTTTGCCCATGCTCCAAGGCGATCAGCGACTACGGTGCCCACAACCAGCGCGGTCTGGTGACTTTCGCTGTGCGTGCCAAGCGTCCGATCTGGGTGGAAGACCTCATTGACCTCGTAGAGTCTTCAGCCAGCTGTGAGCTCTATAGTCTACTGAAGCGCCCGGATGAAAAGTACGTGACCGAGCGTGCCTACGATAATCCAGTCTTCGTAGAGGACTTGGTGCGTAACGTGGCCAGTAAGGCAAACGCTCAGGATAACATCGTGTGGTACCGCGTGGAGGCGGAGAACTTTGAGTCTATCCACAACCACAATGCCTACGCGATGATCGAGAAGCACGCGGAGTAG
- a CDS encoding RNA polymerase sigma factor: MTDATHHHHAWTTWIDEFGWRLLAHARQITRSDQDAEDLLQNVILELWKATPSATPDLPLAYRKISQRAIDLGRSSQSRSQREETWQQDPALQPEFTTPQLSQSEEHDLVNRAIAELDQPLREIISLKLWGELTFQHIAEILDIPKSTAAARYQLALLHLESALKPLTT, translated from the coding sequence ATGACTGACGCGACGCACCATCACCATGCCTGGACCACCTGGATCGACGAGTTCGGCTGGCGACTTCTCGCCCACGCCAGACAGATCACCCGATCCGACCAGGATGCCGAGGACCTGCTGCAGAATGTCATCCTGGAACTATGGAAAGCCACTCCCAGCGCCACACCTGATCTCCCCCTCGCCTACCGGAAAATCAGCCAACGCGCCATCGATCTGGGCCGCTCATCCCAGAGCCGGAGCCAGCGGGAGGAGACCTGGCAGCAGGATCCCGCACTGCAGCCAGAGTTCACCACGCCACAGCTTTCCCAGAGCGAGGAACACGATCTCGTAAACCGCGCCATTGCCGAGCTCGACCAACCGCTACGCGAAATCATCAGCCTCAAGCTCTGGGGGGAACTCACCTTCCAGCACATTGCCGAGATTCTCGACATCCCGAAATCCACCGCTGCCGCGCGCTACCAGCTGGCGCTGCTGCATCTAGAATCTGCTCTCAAACCACTGACCACATGA
- a CDS encoding sigma-70 family RNA polymerase sigma factor, whose product MGIFSGSTDDAIVTQIAVHQAELLAYIHSLLPGDPSVQDVLQRTNLVIWKKRKNFEKGTNFRAWAYSIARWEVKSYLKECQRKDWLVIHDDLAKKITESMEESTEETPTHDLRVALDHCLQKLNPSERELITHRYYSETPLKEYAQSSGKSVGSLKVTLSRLRTALRRCIDERQTLDKIIPS is encoded by the coding sequence ATGGGTATATTCTCCGGCAGCACCGACGATGCTATTGTCACGCAAATAGCAGTCCACCAGGCAGAACTGCTTGCCTATATCCATTCGCTCCTCCCCGGTGACCCCTCAGTGCAAGATGTGCTTCAGCGCACTAATCTCGTGATATGGAAAAAGCGTAAAAACTTTGAGAAAGGCACCAATTTCCGCGCATGGGCATATAGCATTGCCCGCTGGGAGGTAAAATCCTACCTCAAGGAGTGTCAGCGCAAGGACTGGCTGGTGATCCATGATGATCTAGCGAAGAAAATCACGGAGTCCATGGAAGAATCCACCGAGGAAACCCCCACACACGATCTCCGTGTCGCCCTAGACCACTGCCTCCAAAAACTAAACCCCAGCGAGCGCGAGCTGATTACCCATCGATACTACTCAGAAACCCCCCTCAAAGAATACGCACAAAGCTCAGGTAAAAGCGTAGGCTCTCTGAAAGTCACCCTGAGCCGCCTGAGGACAGCACTCAGACGCTGCATCGACGAACGACAAACTTTAGACAAGATTATCCCAAGCTAA
- a CDS encoding DUF6600 domain-containing protein codes for MYPLKRFALVLCAGGLMTSCDEMPNKLPEDSHSPDDSAEVIASQQAELDALKDEKLVLEEELRLQRERLDGIDSRLAEMDREPLPEPMPQPLPEPEPEPYVEEPAPEPTPPRAIVVEEETYPVVEDGLGMFYRDLAPYGVWFYTDELGYVWQPHEAQNPEWQPYVDGYWVWTDEGWTWISNEPFGWAVYHYGRWALLVDDGWVWIPGEVWGPAWVDWRYSDDYIGWAPLPPETLDYNVYVTYNDYGLSWNSYCYVETRYFGVGRKYSRISRHRNSLLYRLTRHLHGNRRHYHECGPRLDWLSHRHGGRRVAHYRLDREHRHDWRGDRRHRVENGVVHQYAPQLKVDHDRKKLDGVKRKLDKVRLERRKDYADKLRAQYKDDNSSLTKNRFHRSDWDKGERKHREARHANLVNLKREQDERRRGDRDDRNRSDRDADRIRREAAARESKLREARDKREREARERAERERRAREIAERENREAKERAERERKMREERANKDAREKNDLRALIKKKQEEEKRKLEEKLNREKRDSDRRKEMERNQREEDEKRKRGEEERRAREEDARKRGEDRRKREMEDRQREGREKAERDREGREKAQRERAERERAEKIRAEREAREKAAREAKENAAREAEMKRKAQEERERKMREEQEAKKQKEVKSIRELLERKKEEEKRQRMEKLERERQQKAEREERAKAERKAQERAQREQQERAEKAQSAREARERQAREQAERAAKEQAMKAERAKAEQERRERAAKEQAAREAQERAARQRAERERQQREEQQRRAREQQEQRERAERARQEQQRKAAEEQARRRQELEQKKQEARERLRNKLKKTR; via the coding sequence ATGTACCCTTTAAAACGTTTTGCCTTGGTTCTCTGTGCCGGCGGTCTGATGACCTCTTGTGATGAGATGCCCAATAAGTTGCCCGAGGACAGTCACAGCCCGGACGACTCAGCGGAAGTCATCGCCAGCCAGCAGGCTGAGCTGGATGCGCTGAAAGATGAGAAACTTGTCCTCGAGGAAGAGCTGAGACTCCAGCGAGAGCGCCTGGACGGCATTGATAGCCGCTTGGCTGAAATGGACCGCGAGCCGCTCCCTGAGCCCATGCCGCAGCCACTTCCAGAGCCGGAGCCTGAACCTTACGTGGAAGAGCCTGCGCCGGAGCCCACACCTCCCCGGGCCATCGTCGTGGAGGAGGAGACTTACCCGGTAGTCGAGGATGGTCTGGGCATGTTCTATCGTGATCTCGCCCCCTACGGTGTCTGGTTTTATACCGATGAGTTGGGCTACGTCTGGCAGCCCCATGAGGCGCAGAACCCTGAATGGCAGCCCTATGTTGATGGCTACTGGGTGTGGACCGATGAAGGCTGGACCTGGATATCTAACGAACCTTTCGGCTGGGCCGTCTATCACTATGGCCGCTGGGCTTTGTTAGTCGACGACGGCTGGGTCTGGATACCCGGTGAAGTCTGGGGACCTGCCTGGGTGGACTGGCGCTATAGCGATGACTACATCGGCTGGGCACCCTTGCCTCCGGAGACGCTCGATTACAATGTCTACGTCACTTACAATGACTACGGCCTGAGCTGGAATTCTTACTGCTACGTGGAGACCCGTTACTTCGGTGTCGGCCGCAAGTACTCTAGGATCTCACGCCATCGCAATAGTCTGCTCTACAGGCTGACCCGCCACCTGCATGGCAACCGCCGCCACTATCACGAATGTGGTCCTCGTCTGGACTGGCTGAGCCATCGTCACGGAGGCCGCAGGGTAGCCCACTACAGGCTGGACCGTGAGCACCGCCATGACTGGCGCGGAGACCGTCGCCACCGTGTGGAGAATGGAGTCGTCCACCAGTACGCCCCGCAGCTCAAAGTCGACCACGACCGCAAGAAGCTTGATGGCGTGAAGCGCAAGCTGGACAAAGTCCGTCTGGAGCGCCGCAAGGACTACGCAGACAAACTGCGTGCCCAGTACAAGGATGACAACAGCAGCCTGACCAAGAACCGCTTCCACCGCAGTGATTGGGACAAAGGTGAGCGCAAGCACCGCGAAGCCCGCCATGCCAATCTCGTGAATCTGAAACGCGAGCAAGACGAGCGCCGTCGTGGTGATCGCGATGACCGCAACCGCTCAGACCGCGATGCCGACCGCATCCGCCGTGAAGCTGCGGCCAGAGAAAGCAAGCTGCGTGAAGCTCGAGATAAACGTGAGCGCGAAGCCAGAGAGCGTGCTGAGCGTGAGCGCCGTGCTCGCGAGATCGCAGAACGTGAGAACCGAGAAGCCAAGGAGCGTGCCGAACGTGAGCGCAAGATGCGCGAAGAACGTGCGAACAAAGACGCCCGAGAGAAGAACGACCTGCGTGCCCTGATCAAAAAGAAACAGGAAGAAGAAAAGCGTAAGCTCGAGGAGAAACTCAATCGCGAAAAACGCGATAGCGATCGCCGCAAGGAAATGGAGCGCAACCAGCGCGAGGAAGACGAGAAACGTAAGCGTGGCGAAGAAGAACGCCGTGCCCGCGAAGAAGATGCCAGAAAGCGCGGCGAGGATAGACGCAAGCGCGAGATGGAGGACCGTCAGCGTGAAGGCCGTGAGAAAGCTGAGCGTGACCGCGAAGGCAGAGAGAAAGCCCAGCGCGAACGCGCCGAACGTGAGCGTGCTGAGAAAATCCGCGCCGAGCGTGAGGCCCGTGAAAAGGCAGCCCGCGAAGCCAAGGAAAACGCCGCCCGCGAAGCCGAGATGAAGCGCAAGGCCCAGGAAGAACGCGAACGCAAGATGCGCGAGGAACAAGAGGCCAAAAAGCAGAAAGAGGTGAAGAGTATTCGTGAGCTGTTAGAGCGAAAGAAGGAAGAGGAGAAACGTCAGCGCATGGAGAAGCTCGAGCGTGAGCGCCAGCAAAAGGCAGAGCGTGAGGAACGCGCCAAGGCGGAACGCAAGGCACAGGAGCGCGCCCAGCGCGAGCAGCAAGAGCGCGCCGAGAAAGCCCAGAGTGCCCGTGAAGCCCGGGAACGTCAGGCCCGCGAACAAGCAGAGCGCGCCGCCAAGGAACAAGCCATGAAAGCCGAGCGCGCCAAGGCGGAGCAAGAGCGCCGCGAACGCGCAGCCAAAGAGCAGGCCGCCCGTGAGGCCCAGGAGCGTGCCGCCCGGCAGAGAGCGGAGCGCGAGCGCCAGCAGCGTGAGGAACAGCAGCGCCGTGCCCGCGAACAGCAGGAGCAGCGCGAACGCGCCGAACGTGCCCGCCAGGAGCAGCAGCGCAAAGCCGCCGAAGAACAGGCCCGCCGTCGCCAAGAACTTGAGCAGAAGAAACAAGAAGCCCGCGAGCGCCTCAGGAATAAACTCAAGAAGACACGCTAA
- the rpmG gene encoding 50S ribosomal protein L33, which translates to MPRDIIILECTEARAEGKSPSRYVTTRNKKSLRTPGRLEKVKFNPALKRRTVHRELR; encoded by the coding sequence ATGCCACGCGATATCATCATCCTCGAATGCACCGAAGCACGCGCCGAAGGTAAGTCTCCTTCCCGCTACGTGACTACACGCAACAAGAAGAGCCTTCGTACACCAGGCCGCCTTGAGAAGGTTAAGTTCAACCCAGCTCTCAAGCGCCGTACTGTACACCGCGAGCTTCGCTAA
- the rpsR gene encoding 30S ribosomal protein S18 — translation MSEPKTIERRIAFRKANRTMPRRRIDLPAEQIDYKNTEILSKFTSETGKILPRRVTGVSAKLHRKITREIKRARSCNLLP, via the coding sequence ATGTCCGAGCCTAAAACAATCGAACGCCGCATCGCCTTCCGTAAGGCCAACCGTACGATGCCACGTCGTCGTATCGACCTTCCTGCAGAGCAGATCGACTACAAGAACACAGAGATTCTTAGCAAGTTTACTTCTGAGACTGGCAAGATCCTCCCACGTCGTGTGACTGGAGTTTCCGCCAAGCTTCACCGCAAGATTACACGCGAGATCAAGCGTGCACGTTCTTGCAACCTTCTTCCATAA